In a single window of the Streptomyces sp. NBC_00285 genome:
- a CDS encoding MbtH family protein — MATNPFEESDGRYVVLVNDEGQHSLWPAHIEQPSGWELVKSEASKPEAMEFIEANWTDMRPRSVVAALAS; from the coding sequence ATGGCAACGAATCCGTTCGAGGAATCCGATGGCCGTTACGTCGTGCTGGTCAACGACGAGGGCCAGCACTCTCTTTGGCCCGCGCACATCGAGCAGCCGTCCGGCTGGGAACTCGTCAAGAGCGAGGCCTCCAAGCCGGAGGCCATGGAATTCATCGAGGCCAACTGGACGGATATGCGCCCGCGTTCGGTCGTCGCCGCGCTGGCGAGCTGA
- a CDS encoding helix-turn-helix domain-containing protein codes for MNSESTPGLDALLQNARRRSGLTQEQLAGLSTVSVRAIRDLEQGRVRNPRKETLKLLANAMRMSDNRRFELELAADAHAAGRVLQSLYSAELAAPPTPLRPLIGRRAELEALTGRLDNRHDRLLTLVGLPGVGKSRLAQEAALVLHARDRTPVLWVPMDRPADSGPEHGPQAPLNEWVRELVRGGDRYEELTSVIGAKPTLIVLDGLADSAAAVPSLLHLLRFCERLKIIVTTRRVSRPPAGRLLPLAPLPVPLPSADGSALPGDSLVAGRPAVELMLSYVSHMRPDLLPTDAVTATVAHICRRMDGIPQALEAAASWLLLHSPDQLLDIARSTPLLLVDGITPATGSSDGTLSERLHAVLAELDDRTAGFLGTLAGLPEPWTVDAAARASGTTLAETARDVHDLLLRGLIRQLPTEPGGPVGFTVLNLVRELLRAGRPATADLVGTAD; via the coding sequence ATGAATTCCGAGTCGACACCCGGTCTCGATGCGCTGCTGCAGAATGCGCGGCGGCGGTCAGGCCTCACTCAGGAACAGCTCGCCGGGCTTTCCACGGTGAGTGTGCGGGCCATCAGGGACCTGGAGCAGGGTCGTGTACGAAATCCTCGTAAAGAAACACTCAAATTGCTGGCCAATGCGATGCGGATGAGCGATAACCGCCGTTTCGAGCTCGAATTGGCCGCCGACGCCCATGCGGCGGGCCGGGTCCTGCAGTCCCTGTACAGCGCGGAACTGGCCGCGCCGCCCACGCCGTTGCGTCCCCTGATCGGCCGCCGGGCCGAACTGGAGGCGCTGACCGGCCGGCTGGACAACCGGCACGACCGGCTGCTGACCCTGGTCGGGCTGCCCGGAGTGGGCAAGTCCCGGCTGGCCCAGGAGGCCGCACTGGTGCTGCACGCCCGGGACCGGACGCCGGTGCTGTGGGTGCCCATGGACCGCCCGGCCGACTCCGGCCCCGAGCACGGCCCGCAGGCCCCCCTCAACGAGTGGGTCCGTGAACTGGTCCGCGGGGGCGACCGGTACGAGGAGCTGACCTCCGTCATCGGCGCCAAGCCGACCCTGATCGTGCTGGACGGCCTCGCAGACTCGGCGGCCGCCGTGCCGTCCCTGCTGCACCTGCTGCGCTTCTGCGAGCGGCTGAAGATCATCGTGACCACCCGGCGGGTGAGCCGGCCCCCGGCCGGCCGGCTGCTGCCGCTGGCCCCGCTGCCGGTGCCGCTCCCGTCCGCCGACGGGTCCGCCCTGCCGGGCGACTCCCTGGTCGCGGGCCGCCCCGCCGTCGAACTGATGCTGTCCTACGTCAGCCACATGCGCCCCGACCTGCTGCCCACCGACGCCGTCACCGCCACCGTCGCCCACATCTGCCGTCGCATGGACGGCATACCGCAGGCGCTGGAGGCGGCCGCCTCCTGGCTGTTGCTCCACTCGCCGGACCAGCTCCTCGACATCGCGCGCTCGACCCCGCTGCTGCTCGTCGACGGCATCACCCCCGCCACCGGGAGCTCCGACGGCACGCTGAGCGAGCGGCTGCACGCCGTGCTGGCCGAACTGGACGACCGCACGGCCGGTTTCCTCGGCACGCTGGCGGGCCTGCCCGAACCCTGGACCGTGGACGCCGCCGCCCGTGCAAGCGGTACGACGCTGGCCGAGACCGCCCGGGACGTGCACGACCTGCTGCTGCGCGGCCTGATCCGCCAGCTGCCCACCGAGCCGGGCGGCCCCGTCGGGTTCACCGTGCTCAACCTGGTCCGCGAACTCCTGCGCGCCGGGCGCCCGGCGACCGCGGACCTGGTCGGCACGGCCGACTGA
- a CDS encoding ornithine carbamoyltransferase, protein MRNLISLADLTPAELDRIVKRAVFFGREGVDHRSLDGKQVGVFFRRSSTRTRTSFWSAATRLGADVITFGPDELQLSTGETVEDTSRVLGQYLDALVVRTNGDVEEIRRLGSSPDLAVVNALSLDEHPTQAIADLATLTEHFGSPAGLHLLAVGEGNSSGAALALATALTPGLRLTLLCPSGYEVPKDKLDLADELAGGKAAVTQITSPDQVQGPVDAVYTSRWQTMGVPKANPDWLADFEGFRIDAGFLDRFGGPDTVFLHDLPAVRGQEVTDEVLDGPSSVAWRQAYHKMTAAMAVLEWCVTAAEN, encoded by the coding sequence ATGCGCAACCTGATCTCCCTGGCCGACCTGACGCCCGCCGAGCTCGACCGGATCGTCAAGCGGGCCGTGTTCTTCGGCCGCGAGGGCGTCGACCACAGGTCGCTCGACGGCAAGCAGGTCGGCGTCTTCTTCCGCAGGTCCTCGACCCGTACCCGTACCTCGTTCTGGAGCGCGGCGACCCGGCTGGGCGCCGACGTGATCACCTTCGGCCCGGACGAGCTGCAGTTGTCGACCGGCGAGACGGTGGAGGACACCTCCCGGGTGCTCGGGCAGTACCTGGACGCGCTGGTGGTGCGCACCAACGGGGACGTCGAGGAGATACGGCGGCTCGGCAGCAGCCCGGACCTGGCCGTCGTCAACGCGCTGAGCCTGGACGAGCATCCCACCCAGGCGATCGCCGACCTGGCCACGCTCACCGAACACTTCGGCTCGCCGGCCGGACTGCATCTGCTCGCCGTCGGCGAGGGCAACAGCTCCGGAGCGGCTCTCGCCCTGGCCACCGCGCTCACCCCCGGTCTGCGGCTGACCCTGCTGTGCCCGAGCGGCTACGAGGTACCGAAGGACAAGCTGGACCTCGCCGACGAACTCGCCGGCGGCAAGGCCGCGGTCACTCAGATCACGAGCCCGGACCAGGTCCAGGGCCCGGTCGACGCGGTGTACACCAGCCGCTGGCAGACGATGGGCGTGCCCAAGGCGAACCCCGACTGGCTGGCGGACTTCGAGGGTTTCCGGATCGACGCCGGGTTCCTGGACCGCTTCGGTGGCCCGGACACCGTGTTCCTGCACGACCTTCCCGCAGTGCGCGGGCAGGAGGTCACGGACGAGGTACTGGACGGGCCGAGCAGCGTCGCCTGGCGGCAGGCGTACCACAAGATGACGGCGGCGATGGCGGTCCTGGAGTGGTGCGTGACCGCTGCCGAGAACTGA
- a CDS encoding AfsR/SARP family transcriptional regulator, with product MTTATGERLRFNILGPIEGWSEGARLRLGGIIQERVLATLLLEPGKVLTVSRLVEAAWDEDPPATASHQVRKAVADLRRRIPGGADVLLTEGPGYRIVLDESQNDFSEFGMLVRTAKAAVAENRLAEAVEVLRAALALWRGPLLSGSGGPVIEAAATTIEERRLAAWEQLLELRLTLGEAAELIPDLRELTGRHPLRETLRGQLMIALYRSGRQAEALEEYGRVRELLVEELGVDPGPQLTKLYEGILRESPELAGPEPAPAPAPVPLPAEPPCTLPNDLADFTGREAELAELLRCATQKGEQGPRIVALDGMGGSGKTSLAVRAAYLLAPEYPDGQLHIDLRGYTPGDRPVSAGTALDTLLRALGIPGDRIPDDVLGRTALWRATLVGKRLLILLDNAADAAGFGPLLPASSGCLVLVTSRARLVDLDGAEWISIGTMSAGESTTLMAETLGAERVAAEPAAAAELARLCGHLPLALRIATARLRNRPRWTLQYLAERLRDETRRLDELSAGARSVSATLRLSYQALDDKCRTAFRILALHPGGDINVHAAGALLGTDIRDAEDLLETLLDVHLVQQPEIGLYTFHDLVRSFAQSLLGESVDGEDTVAVERLLGYYLTATETACEVLYPGRKKRHTGIPPATAELPDLRDADRAQKWFDREQTALISAVVLAERRGHDRYVVCLVRNLVFQLNARGQLEEFGDLGRVAVAAARRVGDLGLLGVSLSNLGVACWKLGRFAEGVEVAKEGRDVADRLGDQHTVAHSESTLGQFNSLLGRFPEALVHLEKATGLERELGVARSEADNLTILSTLYEQWGRPEEALTAAERAVELRERLGQRKHQAATLADLALAHLGRRAYDEADRILQRARELFDDAGDPGDAALILALSADVDERLGRPVRTPDLAAHALELVESNVSPLRRAKVENTVGRLRCRQGDADGALALHTHAYQLASAISYRIEEAYALAGMADALGDAENADVHRAAAEALFAEMGVPADRRRT from the coding sequence GTGACGACAGCAACAGGGGAACGGCTGCGGTTCAATATCCTCGGCCCGATCGAAGGGTGGTCCGAGGGTGCTCGGCTGAGGCTCGGTGGAATCATCCAGGAACGAGTTCTGGCCACCTTGCTGCTGGAGCCGGGAAAAGTTCTCACGGTGTCCCGCCTGGTGGAGGCGGCCTGGGACGAGGACCCGCCGGCCACCGCTTCCCACCAGGTCCGCAAGGCGGTCGCGGATCTGAGAAGACGGATCCCGGGCGGCGCCGATGTGCTGCTCACCGAGGGACCCGGCTATCGCATCGTGCTCGACGAGTCCCAGAATGACTTCTCCGAATTCGGAATGCTGGTGCGCACCGCGAAAGCGGCCGTGGCCGAAAACCGATTGGCCGAGGCGGTCGAAGTGCTGCGCGCGGCACTGGCGTTGTGGCGTGGCCCCCTGCTCTCCGGAAGCGGCGGCCCGGTGATCGAGGCCGCGGCCACCACCATCGAGGAACGCCGGCTGGCCGCCTGGGAACAGCTCCTCGAACTGCGTCTGACGCTCGGCGAGGCGGCCGAGTTGATCCCGGATCTACGCGAGTTGACCGGCCGGCATCCGCTGCGGGAGACCCTGCGCGGCCAGCTGATGATCGCCCTGTATCGCTCCGGACGGCAGGCCGAGGCCCTGGAGGAGTACGGCAGGGTCCGTGAACTGCTCGTCGAGGAGCTCGGCGTCGACCCCGGCCCGCAGCTGACCAAGCTCTACGAGGGCATCCTGCGGGAGAGCCCCGAACTGGCCGGCCCCGAGCCCGCCCCCGCGCCGGCGCCCGTCCCGCTCCCGGCCGAGCCGCCCTGCACCCTGCCCAACGACCTCGCGGACTTCACCGGCCGCGAGGCCGAACTGGCCGAACTGCTGCGCTGTGCCACGCAGAAGGGCGAGCAGGGCCCCCGGATCGTGGCCCTCGACGGCATGGGCGGCAGCGGCAAGACCTCCCTCGCGGTGCGCGCCGCCTACCTCCTGGCCCCGGAGTACCCGGACGGTCAGCTCCACATCGACCTGCGCGGATACACCCCCGGTGACCGGCCGGTGTCCGCCGGCACCGCACTGGACACCCTGCTGCGGGCCCTGGGCATCCCGGGGGACCGCATCCCCGACGACGTGCTGGGCCGCACCGCCCTGTGGCGCGCCACGCTCGTCGGGAAACGGCTGCTCATCCTCCTGGACAACGCTGCCGACGCGGCCGGGTTCGGCCCGTTGCTGCCCGCCTCCTCCGGCTGCCTCGTCCTGGTCACCAGCCGGGCCCGCCTGGTGGACCTCGACGGCGCGGAGTGGATCTCCATCGGGACGATGTCGGCCGGGGAGAGCACGACCCTGATGGCCGAGACGCTCGGGGCCGAGCGCGTCGCCGCCGAACCGGCGGCCGCCGCGGAACTCGCCCGGTTGTGCGGGCATCTGCCGCTCGCCCTGCGCATCGCCACCGCCCGGCTGCGCAACCGCCCGCGCTGGACCCTCCAGTACCTGGCCGAGCGACTGCGGGACGAGACCCGAAGACTCGACGAGCTCAGCGCCGGCGCCCGCAGCGTCTCTGCCACCCTCCGCCTGTCGTACCAGGCCCTGGACGACAAGTGCCGCACCGCCTTCCGGATCCTGGCGCTGCATCCGGGCGGGGACATCAACGTCCACGCGGCCGGAGCGCTGCTCGGCACGGACATCCGGGACGCGGAGGACCTCCTGGAGACGCTGCTCGACGTCCATCTCGTCCAGCAGCCCGAGATCGGCCTGTACACCTTCCACGACCTGGTCCGCAGCTTCGCGCAGAGCCTGCTCGGCGAGTCGGTCGACGGCGAGGACACGGTGGCGGTGGAGCGGCTGCTCGGCTACTACCTGACGGCCACCGAGACGGCGTGCGAGGTGCTCTACCCCGGCCGGAAGAAACGTCACACCGGAATCCCGCCGGCCACGGCCGAACTGCCGGACCTCAGGGACGCGGACCGGGCGCAGAAGTGGTTCGACCGCGAGCAGACGGCGCTGATCTCGGCCGTCGTCCTGGCCGAACGGCGCGGGCACGACCGGTACGTGGTCTGCCTGGTCCGCAACCTGGTCTTCCAGCTCAACGCGCGTGGGCAGCTGGAGGAGTTCGGTGACCTGGGGCGTGTCGCGGTGGCCGCCGCGCGCCGGGTCGGCGATCTGGGGCTGCTCGGGGTGAGCCTGTCCAACCTGGGCGTCGCCTGCTGGAAGCTCGGCCGTTTCGCCGAGGGGGTCGAGGTGGCCAAGGAGGGACGGGACGTCGCCGACCGGCTCGGCGACCAGCACACGGTGGCGCACAGCGAGAGCACCCTCGGCCAGTTCAACAGCCTGCTCGGTCGTTTCCCCGAGGCCCTGGTCCACCTGGAGAAGGCGACCGGACTCGAACGGGAACTGGGCGTCGCCCGCTCGGAGGCCGACAACCTCACCATCCTCAGCACGCTCTACGAACAGTGGGGCCGGCCCGAGGAGGCACTGACGGCGGCCGAGCGGGCGGTCGAACTGCGGGAGCGGCTCGGGCAGCGCAAGCACCAGGCGGCCACGCTCGCCGACCTGGCCCTCGCGCACCTCGGCCGACGTGCCTACGACGAGGCGGACCGCATTCTTCAGCGGGCGCGCGAGTTGTTCGACGACGCCGGTGATCCGGGGGACGCGGCGCTGATCCTGGCGCTGTCCGCCGATGTCGACGAGCGGCTCGGCCGCCCCGTGCGCACCCCCGATCTCGCCGCGCACGCCCTGGAACTCGTCGAGTCGAACGTCTCGCCGCTGCGCCGGGCCAAGGTGGAGAACACGGTGGGCCGCCTCCGGTGCCGGCAGGGGGACGCGGACGGCGCGCTCGCCCTGCACACCCACGCGTACCAGCTCGCGTCGGCCATCAGTTACCGCATCGAGGAGGCCTACGCCCTGGCGGGAATGGCCGACGCCCTCGGCGATGCGGAGAACGCGGACGTACACCGGGCGGCGGCGGAGGCGCTCTTCGCCGAGATGGGCGTCCCCGCGGACCGCCGCCGCACCTGA
- a CDS encoding cobalamin B12-binding domain-containing protein — protein sequence MMWTKRTMKPAKWADRPRSGPLDVVVTGLPSDAHTWNLVFIQLLLEDLGHKVVNLGPCVPQDEIVESCCKFQPDLLVVSSVNGHGFNDARPLVEAVRSRWELADLPAVIGGKLGVGGRQEEQAGELMRAGFDAVFQDGADLTTFESFVGALPARKAVTR from the coding sequence ATGATGTGGACGAAGCGAACAATGAAGCCTGCGAAATGGGCGGATCGCCCTCGATCCGGGCCGCTGGACGTCGTCGTTACCGGGCTGCCGTCCGATGCGCACACCTGGAATCTCGTATTCATCCAGTTGCTGCTCGAAGACCTCGGGCACAAGGTCGTCAACCTGGGGCCGTGTGTTCCCCAGGACGAAATCGTGGAGTCCTGCTGCAAGTTCCAGCCCGACCTGCTGGTGGTCAGCAGTGTCAACGGGCACGGCTTCAACGACGCCCGGCCGCTCGTCGAGGCGGTCAGGTCACGGTGGGAGCTCGCGGACCTGCCGGCCGTCATCGGCGGCAAGCTCGGCGTCGGCGGTCGTCAGGAGGAGCAGGCCGGCGAGCTGATGCGGGCCGGCTTCGACGCGGTGTTCCAGGATGGGGCCGACCTCACCACCTTCGAGTCCTTCGTCGGCGCGCTGCCCGCCCGCAAGGCGGTGACACGGTGA
- a CDS encoding MFS transporter encodes MLVWSGQAVSLVGSAAVRFAFVVDVWSTGQRASAVTALSLCALLPQAILSPVAGAIVDRMRKRSALQLADAGGLLVVGCLALLHYLGLLHSWQIYVATALLGACAAFQFPALSSAVPLLVRKDQLGRANGLLAGAKSAASIGGPALGGIMLALFGIGPTLLVDLVSYAVALIGVRVVRLTGDRPAPPRTGPGAGPRRRITAESGEGLRYLFRTPGLRDLIVNFCVVNLVMVFGFALIQPMVLLRADSAALAAVNSAIGVGGVAGGVLMAAWGGPKNRGRSMMLGIIGMCLSALVGMAFADGVVGWSIAVLIGALLMTVVNSQMHAIVQTKVPQEWQGRVFGAVMFLGYISVPFATALSGPLADHVFEPQAAHGTGLFTVLGPLFGDRPGSGMAGMFLLAGLAGIGVSLWGLASRNIREIDLVLADVDDRTEAAEAQEADDRTEAAEAAESQEGARDGVRA; translated from the coding sequence ATGCTGGTGTGGTCGGGTCAGGCCGTCTCGCTCGTCGGCAGTGCGGCAGTGAGGTTCGCCTTCGTCGTGGACGTCTGGTCCACCGGGCAGCGGGCGAGTGCGGTCACCGCCCTGTCGCTGTGCGCACTGCTCCCACAGGCGATCCTCAGCCCCGTTGCGGGCGCAATCGTCGACCGCATGCGCAAGCGGTCCGCGCTGCAACTGGCCGACGCCGGCGGACTCCTGGTCGTGGGCTGCCTGGCACTGCTCCACTACCTCGGACTGCTCCACTCCTGGCAGATCTACGTGGCCACCGCGCTGCTCGGCGCCTGCGCGGCCTTCCAGTTCCCGGCGCTCTCCTCGGCCGTCCCGCTGCTCGTGCGCAAGGACCAGCTCGGCCGCGCCAACGGGCTGCTGGCCGGCGCCAAGAGCGCGGCGAGCATCGGCGGCCCCGCCCTGGGCGGCATCATGCTCGCCCTCTTCGGGATAGGCCCGACGCTCCTGGTGGACCTGGTGAGCTACGCCGTCGCCCTGATCGGCGTACGCGTGGTGCGGCTGACCGGCGACCGGCCCGCGCCGCCCCGGACAGGCCCCGGCGCCGGGCCGCGCCGCAGGATCACCGCGGAGTCCGGGGAGGGCCTGCGCTATCTGTTCCGCACCCCCGGTCTCAGGGACCTGATCGTCAACTTCTGTGTCGTCAACCTCGTCATGGTCTTCGGCTTCGCCCTCATCCAGCCCATGGTGCTGCTGCGGGCCGACAGCGCCGCGCTCGCCGCGGTCAACAGCGCGATCGGCGTCGGCGGAGTCGCCGGCGGGGTGCTGATGGCCGCGTGGGGCGGCCCGAAGAACCGGGGGCGCTCGATGATGCTCGGGATCATCGGGATGTGCCTGTCCGCGCTGGTGGGCATGGCGTTCGCCGACGGGGTGGTCGGCTGGTCGATCGCCGTGCTGATCGGCGCCCTGCTGATGACGGTCGTCAACTCCCAGATGCACGCCATCGTGCAGACCAAGGTCCCGCAGGAGTGGCAGGGCCGGGTCTTCGGCGCGGTGATGTTCCTCGGCTACATCTCCGTCCCGTTCGCCACCGCCCTCTCCGGCCCGCTCGCCGACCACGTCTTCGAACCGCAGGCCGCCCACGGCACGGGCCTGTTCACTGTCCTCGGCCCGCTCTTCGGCGACCGTCCCGGCAGCGGTATGGCGGGGATGTTCCTCCTCGCCGGCCTGGCCGGGATCGGGGTCTCGCTGTGGGGGCTGGCCAGCCGGAACATCCGGGAGATCGACCTGGTGCTGGCGGACGTGGACGACCGGACCGAGGCCGCGGAAGCCCAGGAAGCGGACGACCGCACCGAGGCCGCCGAAGCCGCCGAATCCCAGGAAGGGGCCCGGGATGGAGTGCGTGCATGA